The following are encoded in a window of Deltaproteobacteria bacterium genomic DNA:
- the rho gene encoding transcription termination factor Rho, translated as MPREGNDLSTNPVRSRSKADEAAPEEPGALNLKSLKEKKIAELAALAKDMNIEGAAAMRKQELIFSILQAQTEQNGFICGEGVLEILPDGFGFLRAPDYNYLPGPDDIYVSPSQIRRFNLRTGDVVYGQIRPPKEGERYFALLKVETINFEEPEKAREKILFDNLTPLYPDVHLRLEFDPQEFTTRIIDLLVPIGKGQRGLIVAAPRTGKTVMLQNIAHGITANHPNVVLIVLLIDERPEEVTDMQRSVKGEVVSSTFDEPATRHVQVAEMVIEKAKRLVEHGRDVVILLDSITRLARAYNSVVPPSGKILSGGVDSNALRGPKKFFGAARNIEDGGSLTIIGTALVDTGSRMDEVIFEEFKGTGNMEIHLDRRLMDKRMFPTIDLTRSGTRKEELLLPRDVLNRVWILRKLLSQLNTVEAMDFLHDKVKGTKANQEFLDSMNQ; from the coding sequence TGCCTCGGGAGGGGAATGACTTGAGTACGAACCCCGTCCGCTCGCGTTCGAAGGCCGACGAAGCCGCGCCGGAGGAGCCGGGCGCGCTCAACCTCAAGTCGCTGAAGGAGAAGAAGATCGCGGAGCTGGCCGCCCTCGCCAAGGACATGAACATCGAGGGCGCGGCGGCCATGCGCAAGCAGGAGCTCATCTTCTCGATCCTGCAGGCGCAGACCGAGCAGAACGGCTTCATCTGCGGTGAGGGCGTGCTCGAGATCCTGCCCGACGGCTTCGGCTTCCTGCGCGCCCCCGACTACAACTACCTTCCCGGGCCCGACGACATCTACGTGTCGCCCAGCCAGATCCGCCGCTTCAACCTGCGCACGGGCGATGTCGTCTATGGGCAGATCCGTCCGCCCAAGGAGGGCGAGCGCTACTTCGCGCTCCTCAAGGTCGAGACGATCAACTTCGAGGAGCCCGAGAAGGCGCGCGAGAAGATCCTCTTCGACAATCTGACGCCGCTCTATCCCGACGTGCACCTCCGCCTCGAGTTCGACCCGCAGGAGTTCACGACGCGCATCATCGACCTGCTGGTGCCGATCGGGAAGGGACAGCGCGGTCTCATCGTCGCCGCGCCGCGCACCGGCAAGACCGTGATGCTCCAGAACATCGCGCACGGCATCACCGCGAACCACCCGAACGTGGTCCTCATCGTGCTGCTGATCGACGAGCGCCCCGAGGAGGTGACCGACATGCAGCGGTCGGTCAAGGGCGAGGTGGTGAGCTCGACGTTCGACGAGCCCGCCACCCGGCACGTGCAGGTGGCCGAGATGGTCATCGAGAAGGCCAAGCGGCTCGTCGAGCACGGCCGCGACGTCGTGATCCTGCTCGACTCGATCACGCGGCTGGCGCGCGCCTACAACTCCGTGGTCCCGCCGAGCGGGAAGATCCTCTCGGGCGGCGTCGACTCGAACGCGCTGCGCGGCCCGAAGAAGTTCTTCGGCGCTGCCCGCAACATCGAGGACGGCGGCAGCCTCACGATCATCGGCACCGCGCTGGTCGACACCGGAAGCCGGATGGACGAGGTGATCTTCGAGGAGTTCAAGGGTACGGGGAACATGGAGATCCATCTCGACCGCCGCCTGATGGACAAGCGGATGTTCCCAACCATCGATCTCACCCGCTCGGGGACGCGGAAGGAGGAGCTGCTCCTCCCGCGCGACGTCCTCAACCGCGTGTGGATCCTCCGCAAGCTCCTCTCGCAGCTGAACACCGTCGAGGCGATGGACTTCCTGCACGACAAGGTCAAGGGGACCAAGGCGAACCAGGAATTCCTGGACTCGATGAACCAGTGA